From Punica granatum isolate Tunisia-2019 chromosome 1, ASM765513v2, whole genome shotgun sequence:
AATGTTTGGATCAATGTAAATCTTACATATTACCTCTCAATGACTACATCAAATTGGCTCTGTTACCTATTAAACAATAAATTTTATGAACTAAAAGCTCAATATTTCTATTGACCAAGGCAGAGCAAGGATGGAATGGAACAGTTTCCCGGAAGCCAATTATCAACTGGGCTTACTCATCATCAACAGTGACCGCGTAATGCCCAAAATGCTTACCCtgatattatttaaaaaaaaaaaaaggaaagaagaagaagaagaagaagaagaagaagaagaagaggggggGAGATCAGCATACAAGGACTTACCACAAAAGCATCCCGTACAAATGACTAGGGAAAGAAGGTTTATCTTTGAACAGTAAGATATTTCGGGAAGGAGCCAGAGCGTAGTTACCTGAGACATCATGCGCTGCTTGTTGAGATACTGAGTCCTTGCCTTGTTCAGGAAGGAATTTGGCGATTTAAACATTCTCTGACACGGAGGAAAAGAGAGCTCATGTCAGAGGAGAGATCAAGAAAATTCCACCTCATACCAAAATGAAGAGAGTTGAAATTTTAGATGCTGATTTTTAAATCACTAGACTGACCTTCTCGCCACAAGACATTTGATGTTCACCACCGAGAAGGTACTTCTTCTTTGGCGTGAACCCAAAGACGTCATGAAGGAAATCATTTTCCTGAAAGAAGAGGAGCATTAAGAAGTTCCGTCAGAGGCTGACCAAAAGTTCCACTATCAGAAGACTGACAAAACAGCAAGAGATACAAACCTGCATGTGCTTCACAAATCCTCCACCGAGAAAGTGCTTTATAAAGTTCAACTGATCGAAAGAAAGGCCAGTGAGTCTTCAGCACTTCTGCTAAAGCTGAgaaagatagagaaaatgaCGCAGGAAAGGATGAAGGATTGTGACCTGTATCAATTGAGACCACGATGATGTCTGCAATGACTCCCCACCAATCTTCATTGAGGATTCAGGACTATAACCATCCTGAGAAAAacgtaaaaatatttattgaacATCATTTTTAAGAATTAAATTACATATACGAAAAAGAGCAAATAATGGATTCACAGGTACCTCAAGGAATTCAAGTACATCCTTGAATAGATTCCTCTGGCTGGTCAGATCTTTCTTCGCAGAGCCTTTTCCACCAGCCTCCACTGATAGGGTTCTCACTTGATTCAGAACTTTCCCCCTTAGTCCTTGAATATGCACTATACTATCACGACGTTTACTGCCATCTTGCACAGAGCCGTCTACAGAGCCTGAGAACTTCTCAAAATTTCCTATCTCAAAAATCAGCGCCAGTGCTTCTCCAGCAGCAATACGTACTAAGCGGTCTTCCTTGTCTAACAGACTCGAAAGATATGAAATCGATCTGCATTTCCAATCACCGGAAATTGCATTGAACAATTACCAAACAGAAGAGCATTTATAGCCTCAAGTTTTTAAGAAAGAATAAAACAATTTTGAGGTCACTTACTCCTGCCAAATTTTGAGTTCTAGTCTATAGGTATCTGCAGTGGTAAGAAGAAAAGCCCAAGCAGATACCATTGCAGCTATTATCGCTGGAGTAGGCTTGATTCCTACTACCTGTAATCGGGACAAGACAGTCAATACAGTAATACCAAACAAAGCAGCATGCACAAAACAAAATGACACAGAAGAGTTTCAGATCGCCATGAAACATTTTTAGGAATAATATATCCAATAAGTTCCACATATTATAACAAAGACATAAGCACCTACATTAGAGCCCAATTTGGGATGAACCACTTGCCACATAATTTGCATCGACTTCTCAGTGTCCTCTCCAGCATTGCCTCCAACAAAAGTGATAATGGCCAGACATTCCAATAACTATAGTGCCGACAACATAGAATtgaaataagcaaaaaaaCCCAGAAACTCCAAAAATGCTCCAAAAACAAGTATCTTAAACTACTTAATTCATCGATCTTATACCGATGATATTTTGGAAGAATCAGAGCTGGATTTAAGGGCTTGAGAAATAGTAGGAACAGAATCTTCTAATATCTCTCGTGCATTGTCCCCACAACCAACAGTTAAAGCAAGGACCCCtacaagaggaaaagaaaaactgaGCATCCAGTACCACCATAAAGATTTGTGTTAGTTTTGTAAGGATGCAAATGCTCACCAATAGCATGAGATGCTAAACATATTTCTTTGGCAGAACCCTTCTTAATTGAAGCTAGACATTGATGAAGCAAGGTAGCAAATCTGGACAATAGCACAACAAGATGAGGTTAAAAGCACATGCTTCTTAGCtggtgaaattattaattgacTAAAGGGCTAGTCATCCCTGACATATAAAGACTTACTTCTTTTCCACAAACTCGTGCTGCAATCCATTATTGAATGCGTCGATGATAGTTGACAAAGCCTTCTCTCTTGTAGAACCCCTTCATCGAGGAGAAATACGTACAATTATAAAACCGCAACAACTCGACTAAACGATAAGCAAAAAAGCAGCCACATAATGTTCTCATGTCTTAAAATATTCCTGAAAGCGagatatatttttaatcataTGGGATTCCAGAACCCTAGGTATTAACTATAGAATACCAAGTAGAGAAAATTTACTATAAATTGACTTGCTATCGGATGGCGAGGCAACGGAGCAATACAATTGGAAAGAACTAAGATTAAGAATACCTCTTCTCAAATAGAGCATCGAGGGCTTGGTCGAGAAAGCTATCTTTTTCTACCTCAACTTCATCATTCACCAACACCGAGTTTTTATCCGATCGGCTAGTCGATGATGAAGTTACGCTGCTATCGTCGTCGCTAATGCTATCCAGCATAGCAGCATGCCTACGCTGTGAACTACCTGTTATTATTCAGAACAGGTAACCATCAGCAACCAACCACATATGATCTTCATTCTTCACAGGTGTTAACTCATAAGATCGGACAAGAGataacacacacacaaaatCACATGCTCAACTTGAATTCCCACAAGATTTAACTCATAAATCTCAaattaaaaagggaaaagagtCCTGAATCCATGCGAAAAATTGGAAGTATTTTTTGACACAATAAGGGGGAATTGGAATGGAGGTTCTGAGATTGGACCCAGTTCACGGATCAATCCAAAGCAAGGATCAAGATTTACGCCAAAGGGTCAAAGTAATCTAACCAACCAGCTGATTTGCACAATCTGGGCAAGAAAACCGGACTACCCTAAAAGAGAACCAACAGGATCGAAATCccatgaaaagagaaaaaatgtcAAGACCTGGCAGCTCCGGTGAAGAAAAACTTACGTTTCCCCATTGTCCTCCGGCGTGGAGACGGCTCTAGATGCTTGCGGTCGTCAGAAGGAGATACAGGGTTGACTAAAAATCTGAGGATGGGAGGACTTGGAGAGCAGGAGATCGATGGAATCGAATTGGAGAAAAACGAGGGAACAGAGCAGCTGGGTGAGGCCGTGGGACAAAGTATCCATCAAAATTCCGAGGTGGGCAGATGAGTTGGGAGGGGCAGAAGATCGCCGTCCGGGTCCGATCGTACTCGAGGAGATAtaggatgaggaggaggagagccCAAGCAATTGGCGAACGGCGTATAATATGCACACAagatatagagagagagagagagagagagagagagagagagagagagagagaggattttcttttttcttttttcttttttcttttttttaattcggAGAATTTCGTGTTCCAAATATTCTGGTGGCTTAGAATATTCGGAGTTGCAGAAGCGAGTAGAGAGAGGAGCGGGGGTGCGAGTAGGAATTGTACGTGGCGACTTAGGAGTGGCAGAAGCGACAGCGTTGTCGGTCAGCCGATTTTCTGAGTCGGCTGGAGACCGAAATGCCGTGACGTCTGTCTTGAGGTGGGCGCACGTTTGGTTTTTGGTTGGGGGGTTCTTACGTGGGAATACGTTCGGTGGAGTATCGAGGCGACTTTTCTCGGCGGTTCTTCGGAGTTCCACACGTATTACGTTTTGATTATCCACTCCAAAGAATGAATCAAATGGGACATCTTAtatagttctttttttttctaaacgAATCTATATCGATATCTCCATCTGTATAATTGCAAGAAGAAAGTTAATTTGTCTAAATTTTTATTCTCGAAATATTTTTAAGGtaaaataatttaagaaaTCAAGAGCCCCTTACAGGTTGttcggtaatgtgattactaGTAATCCACATTGTCTTAAGAGAGATTTTCACCAATTAAATTACCAGTTATCTGCATTATCACGTTTAGTATCTCATTTAACATTATactaagaattttattttattattcttattttattacaCCACCAAGGTGGTAATCCAAGTCTCATACATTAACAGTCGAGTAAGAATGTATAAGTAAAAATGTAGATTGCCACAATACAACCAATATGGGAATCATTTGACCTAGGAAATTTAAATCAacttttctgaaaattcacATATACTAGAGAAACTTGagagtaaattaaaaaaaaaatgcattactttttagaaaattacaaGCTCTACATTCAACCGAGAATATtctgataaatatattttttagacATATCAAGTAATTAtgtcaaaaaattatataaatacagCTGTGCAGCACGAGTCACTATCTGGTATTACCATATATGTGAGGAGCAAAATAGTTTTTAACATTCCTTCTCCCAAAAATActcttaataaaatataaacataattgatataaatcataaaataaaggtcataatttcaaattacaacaaataactgctattttctattaatattttcttttgttcaatAACCCACTCACCTTATTTTCTCCTCCTCTCTTccgctctctttcttttttattgccTGCAGTCCTGCCCCTCAAAATTGTAATTACTATAATcaattctaaaattattcgtgtgcgaaaaaaaaaaagacgcaTAAATTAGAGtctaatattcttttttttcggtggtactattctttttaatattatttatatatttaattaatattaaaatattatcaacATGAGTAAATTAATTTCGTGTATAACACGAGTCTCTATCTAGTTCTTAccaatatgtatatatctatttataggTTGATGCTGTTTCCGCAACTCTAATGTCCCTCCTATTTTAGATCAAAAAATATTCTTCAATAGGAAAATGGGACCTGCTTTCACTTCTTGTTTAATGtttaattaatgtttaatGTGTGTTTGTTTAATTCTTTGCTATGTTGTAATTAACTGGTCGAGTTTTATAATAACCAAATTCGTAATTTTCTTTCATGAATTAAATAGAATTTcaaaaagtgagaaaaagggaaaactcTCTCTTTATTAAGTACTAGAGGTGCCTTCCCCGCATTCCGCGTGAAAACACATATAAGAAATAtttaagagtgcgtttggtttcagagttaaagtaattttgattttgattttgattgtgaaaaatgacaaatgagatggtattataaatttgatttgggaaacgtgtgtttttattgtgtagtgggtagagttaaaatcaaaattataattttaaaatcaaacgcgCCCTAAAAGATTAAATATGTGTCagtatatttcatatattttgcaaattacttttaattagGTGGATGAATTACTTTAATCaaagaagaaattaattatttaaaaataaagaagttAACTTTGATGTAGAAATTTATAATGCAATGGAACAAAACATGAATAAAAGAAAGGTATCAATGCAAAATTACAACAGAAAAACACGTTATTAATGTGGAGAAAAGCATCTAGGCATATACTAGAATCTCCTAGTTGCTTCCTCCTCTACATTACACGATTCAATCGACTCAAAAACAAAACAATCTAATTTTTGTGCTTAATTGTCGGAATCACCTTCTCAAAAAACAGTGGCTAGAGCTTCGGTTAACAAAATCCGGGATAACAAATTATCGTCAAGATCATAGGACTCGTCTAGGACTGAAATTGTAATCAGAGTGCAGTCTATTGCATTGAACATTGTCGTTGTGATGATTCTGCTGCCATTTCATGTTTGTTGCATCTCCTTCGATGCCCAATAGAGATTTCCTATCCCCACgtcattttttttcagtgtacATCCTAATAGTCGGAGGTCCAATGAGTCCCGATTAATCCAATTCAATCCGAATCGACCCACTAAG
This genomic window contains:
- the LOC116212043 gene encoding interferon-related developmental regulator 1, encoding MGKRSSQRRHAAMLDSISDDDSSVTSSSTSRSDKNSVLVNDEVEVEKDSFLDQALDALFEKRGSTREKALSTIIDAFNNGLQHEFVEKKFATLLHQCLASIKKGSAKEICLASHAIGVLALTVGCGDNAREILEDSVPTISQALKSSSDSSKISSLLECLAIITFVGGNAGEDTEKSMQIMWQVVHPKLGSNVVGIKPTPAIIAAMVSAWAFLLTTADTYRLELKIWQESISYLSSLLDKEDRLVRIAAGEALALIFEIGNFEKFSGSVDGSVQDGSKRRDSIVHIQGLRGKVLNQVRTLSVEAGGKGSAKKDLTSQRNLFKDVLEFLEDGYSPESSMKIGGESLQTSSWSQLIQLNFIKHFLGGGFVKHMQENDFLHDVFGFTPKKKYLLGGEHQMSCGEKRMFKSPNSFLNKARTQYLNKQRMMSQGKHFGHYAVTVDDE